Proteins co-encoded in one Microcebus murinus isolate Inina chromosome 5, M.murinus_Inina_mat1.0, whole genome shotgun sequence genomic window:
- the AKAP12 gene encoding A-kinase anchor protein 12 isoform X2, with product MSWWSNLCFGQRDTEDVSERGSSKEMAANSAVVPDITSDQQEEMPEIIEQVPSSESNLEELTQPTESQANDVGFKKVFKFVGLKFTVKKDKSEKSDAVKLLTVKKEEGEGAAGAGDHPEPSREAGEATPKESELQQSKEKPEEALKHEQSHAETPLQAESAQAAEQGKDEGEDKQEKEPSKSPESPTSPVTSETASPFKKFFTQGWAGWRKKTSFRKPKEEELEAPEKKKEPEPEKADTEDKEKTAEDSSEKPTPTECDQPPPQEPTESAQEARLSAEYEKVELPPEDQVLPASPEEKLAPLATEVFDDKVEVHQEVVADVHVSTAEEAEEQKAEVEETVESLPPEKSVETDVEPQEAEPAEDLGKTKEACAPGEDHTQVPEPSPDDKALPKHPEGIVSEVEMLSSQERIKVQGSPLKKLFTSTGLKKLSGKKQKGKRGGGGDEESGEHSQLPIDSPDSNDEQKGESSASSPEEPEEITCLEKGLSEVHQDGEVEEGTTSDGEKKREGVTPWASFKKMVTPKKRVRRPSESDKEDELDKVKSATLSSTESAASEMQEEVKGSVEEPKPEEPKRKVDTSVSWEALICVGSSKKRARKASSSDEEGAPKMVGGDSQKADEAGKDNETGADAGLASSQEQDPGRGSSSPEQAGSASEGEGVSTWESFKRLVTARKKSKSKLEEKNEDSAIGTGVEQSASSDAEAGKEESWVSIKKFIPGRKKKRPDGKQEQAAIEDAGQAEVNEDDADVPAVVPLSEYDAVEREKMEAQQAQKSAEKPEQMAGVCVSEELSKTLVHTVAVAVVDGTRAVTSVEERSPSWISASVTEPLEQAEEDEATSLAREVSEREVIAEETPTVTKAVPEDRDARDDTTGSEMQLTAEDVTAAETAEAFCAEEATEASGAEETTEMVSAVSQLTDSPDTTEEATPVQEVEGGVLDVEEQERRTQEVLQAVAEKVKEESQLHGTSGPEDTIQTMQKAESEPPEELEEAEEGPKREADVVLQVHVQQTETEHFTQGKVMVQATVESSEEAPQVADGVGSSELITTCQAETLAGVTSQEITVEQAVPPDSVETPSDSETDGSTPVADAEALDTAQQDKILEVHVDNEVTSGTQSPVTEAEAEAEPPEKLEEAEEGPRKEMDVVLQVHVQQTETEHFTQEKVIVRATVESSEEAPQVADGVESSELITTCQAETLAGVTSQEITVEQAIPPDSVETPSDSETNGSTPVADVEALDTAQQDKILEVHADSEVESGTQSPVTEAESVPEKLPAPSSFQSQEENKEQSEVEDVLEHPDKAASVETVPILLKTEVIEEAGQCADEETKDIPFVEGLEVSVDTDAPVSYETITEVAPKSEVTTEADCQKNGTIELQSPTKSPPSPVESEMVVSVEREEIKAEPAQVSEEKLEQKTVTVTDELSVRLVQTVNVTVIDREKEVSSLEGSPPPCPGQEEAICTEVQVQSSEASLLALTAAIVEEKVLGEAVKILETGETLESAGAHLVLEEEPSEKDEDVTAQPGEVVEPTGPESQAEATPVTASATHEEGFCSALEGEKTPSQKWNSDEVSEHVVHQEVKVSVAREEDVKADSEILEFVTESSKLVQSIIQTAVDQFVRTEETTTEVFTSNLQSQAHVVEADSQAAGQETEIEDSEGQVSEQDEIPTVAAKEESELTTVGQVPLDISKDVSDASEKTTEVESSNVNDQQLEELILPPEEERDGTGTQSVPAGDGDAVLGERIEKSQFESKEDEEGDAVDHPKSQDSVLADTHASGDLTKESPDTNGPKRKEKEGAQEVEVQEGKVHSESDEEVRTQTQEEIRKEEREPADSELMES from the exons ATGTCCTGGTGGAGCAACCTGTGCT TTGGACAGAGAGACACTGAAGATGTGAGTGAAAGAGGGTCCAGTAAAGAGATGGCTGCTAACTCGGCGGTGGTTCCTGACATCACAAGTGACCAGCAGGAGGAGATGCCTGAAATAATTGAGCAGGTTCCTTCTTCAGAAAGCAATTTAGAAGAGTTAACACAACCCACTGAGTCCCAGGCTAATGATGTTGGATTTAAGAAGGTGTTTAAGTTTGTGGGCCTTAAATTCACTGTGAAAAAGGATAAGAGCGAGAAGTCCGACGCTGTCAAACTACTCACTGTCAAGAAAGAGGAAGGTGAGGGAGCGGCAGGGGCAGGCGACCACCCAGAGCCCAGCcgggaggcaggggaggccacCCCCAAAGAAAGTGAACTCCAGCAGTCCAAAGAGAAACCTGAAGAGGCCCTCAAGCACGAGCAAAGCCACGCAGAAACTCCTCTTCAAGCTGAATCTGCTCAGGCAGCAGAGCAGGGCAAAGATGAGGGAGAAGACAAACAGGAAAAAGAGCCCAGCAAATCCCCAGAATCCCCGACCAGTCCGGTGACCAGCGAAACAGCATCGCCCTTCAAGAAATTCTTCACTCAAGGTTGGGCCGGCTGGCGGAAGAAGACCAGTTTCAGGAAGCCAAAGGAGGAGGAGTTGGAAGctccagagaagaaaaaggaaccaGAGCCAGAAAAAGCAGACACAGAGGACAAGGAAAAGACAGCAGAAGACAGCTCTGAGAAGCCCACCCCCACCGAGTGTGACCAGCCGCCGCCACAGGAGCCCACGGAGAGTGCCCAGGAGGCCAGGTTATCGGCCGAGTATGAGAAAGTAGAGCTGCCCCCGGAAGACCAAGTCCTGCCGGCATCTCCTGAAGAGAAACTCGCTCCATTGGCGACAGAAGTCTTTGATGACAAAGTAGAAGTCCATCAAGAGGTTGTCGCAGACGTCCACGTCAGCACTGCGGAGGAAGCAGAGGAGCAGAAAGCTGAGGTAGAAGAAACGGTAGAATCTTTGCCGCCTGAGAAATCAGTCGAAACAGATGTCGAACCTCAGGAAGCGGAACCTGCCGAGGACCTGGGAAAGACCAAAGAAGCCTGTGCCCCTGGAGAGGACCACACCCAGGTACCTGAACCAAGTCCAGATGACAAAGCGTTGCCCAAACACCCTGAAGGCATCGTGAGTGAGGTGGAAATGCTGTCCTCCCAGGAGAGAATAAAGGTGCAGGGAAGTCCGCTGAAGAAACTTTTTACCAGCACTGGCTTAAAAAAGCTTTCTGGAAAGAAACAGAAggggaaaagaggaggaggaggagatgaagaGTCGGGGGAACACAGTCAACTTCCAATAGATTCTCCAGATAGCAATGACGAGCAGAAGGGCGAGAGCTCTGCTTCCTCCCCCGAGGAACCCGAGGAGATCACGTGCCTGGAGAAAGGGCTCTCTGAAGTGCACCAGGATGGGGAAGTCGAAGAAGGAACCACTTCTGATGGTGAAAAAAAGAGGGAGGGTGTTACTCCCTGGGCGTCTTTCAAAAAGATGGTGACGCCCAAGAAACGTGTCAGAAGGCCTTCTGAAAGTGACAAGGAAGATGAACTGGACAAGGTGAAGAGTGCCACCTTGTCTTCCACGGAGAGTGCAGCCTCTGAAATGCAAGAAGAAGTAAAAGGAAGCGTGGAAGAGCCAAAGCCAGAAGAACCAAAGCGCAAGGTGGATACGTCAGTATCTTGGGAAGCTTTGATTTGTGTGGGGTCATCCAAGAAAAGGGCGAGGAAAGCATCGTCTTCTGACGAGGAAGGAGCACCAAAGATGGTGGGAGGAGACAGCCAGAAAGCAGACGAGGCCGGAAAAGACAATGAAACAGGAGCAGACGCTGGGCTTGCTAGTTCCCAAGAACAGGATCCGGGGCGCGGAAGTTCCTCCCCTGAGCAAGCCGGCAGCGCTTCCGAAGGGGAGGGCGTTTCCACCTGGGAGTCATTCAAAAGATTAGTCAccgcaagaaaaaaatcaaagtcgaAACTGGAAGAGAAGAACGAAGACTCTGCCATTGGGACTGGTGTAGAACAGTCAGCTTCCTCAGACGCTGAAGCTGGGAAAGAAGAATCTTGGGTTTCCATTAAAAAGTTCATTCCTGGACGAAAGAAGAAAAGGCCAGACGGGAAACAAGAACAAGCAGCCATTGAAGACGCGGGGCAAGCGGAAGTCAACGAAGATGATGCCGACGTCCCAGCCGTAGTCCCCCTGTCTGAGTACGATGCtgtagaaagggagaaaatggaagCACAGCAAGCCCAGAAAAGTGCGGAGAAGCCTGAGCAGATGGCAGGTGTTTGTGTGTCTGAGGAGCTCAGCAAGACTCTGGTCCACACAGTGGCCGTGGCTGTGGTTGACGGGACAAGGGCAGTTACCAGTGTTGAAGAGAGGTCTCCTTCTTGGATATCTGCTTCAGTGACAGAGCCTCTTGAACAAGCAGAAGAAGACGAAGCCACATCATTAGCTAGGGAGGTATCTGAGAGAGAAGTGATTGCAGAGGAAACCCCTACAGTCACCAAAGCCGTGCCAGAGGACAGAGATGCCCGTGATGACACGACCGGCAGTGAGATGCAGTTAACTGCTGAAGATGTGACAGCTGCAGAAACGGCAGAGGCATTTTGTGCTGAAGAAGCAACCGAAGCGTCTGGTGCTGAAGAGACCACAGAAATGGTGTCAGCAGTTTCCCAGTTAACTGACTCCCCAGACACCACAGAGGAAGCGACGCCGGTGCAGGAGGTGGAAGGTGGCGTGCTAGACGTAGAAGAGCAAGAGAGGCGGACTCAAGAGGTCCTGCAGGCGGTTGCAGAAAAAGTGAAAGAGGAATCCCAGCTTCATGGCACCAGTGGGCCAGAAGACACAATTCAGACCATGCAGAAGGCAGAGTCAGAGCCACCAGAGGAGCTGGAAGAAGCAGAAGAGGGTCCGAAGAGAGAGGCGGATGTCGTGTTGCAAGTACATGTACAGCAGACTGAAACTGAACATTTTACACAGGGAAAAGTAATGGTACAAGCCACCGTGGAAAGCTCTGAAGAAGCTCCTCAAGTCGCAGATGGTGTAGGGTCCAGCGAGCTTATAACCACTTGTCAAGCTGAAACCTTAGCTGGGGTAACTTCACAGGAGATCACGGTGGAACAGGCCGTGCCCCCTGACTCAGTTGAAACCCCGTCAGACAGTGAGACCGATGGAAGCACCCCCGTAGCAGACGCTGAAGCTCTGGATACAGCACAGCAAGATAAGATTCTGGAAGTCCATGTAGATAATGAGGTCACATCTGGAACCCAGTCACCGGtcacagaggcagaggcagaggcagagccaccagagaagctggaagaagcagaAGAGGGTCCGAGGAAAGAGATGGATGTCGTGTTGCAAGTACATGTACAGCAGACTGAAACTGAACATTTTACACAGGAGAAGGTAATAGTACGAGCCACCGTGGAAAGCTCTGAAGAAGCTCCTCAAGTCGCAGATGGTGTAGAGTCCAGTGAGCTTATAACCACTTGTCAAGCTGAAACCTTAGCTGGGGTAACTTCACAGGAGATCACGGTAGAACAGGCCATCCCCCCTGACTCAGTTGAAACCCCGTCAGACAGTGAGACCAATGGAAGCACCCCCGTAGCAGACGTTGAAGCTCTAGATACAGCACAGCAAGACAAGATTCTGGAAGTCCATGCAGATAGTGAGGTTGAATCTGGTACCCAGTCACCGGTCACAGAGGCAGAGTCAGTTCCAGAGAAGCTTCCAGCACCTTCTAGTTTTCAAtcccaggaagaaaataaagagcagTCAGAAGTGGAAGATGTCCTAGAACATCCAGATAAAGCAGCCTCAGTGGAAACCGTACCCATTCTGTTGAAGACTGAGGTGATTGAAGAGGCCGGCCAGTGTGCCGATGAAGAAACCAAAGACATACCATTTGTTGAAGGACTTGAAGTGTCTGTAGACACAGATGCACCAGTCAGTTACGAAACGATCACTGAAGTTGCCCCTAAAAGTGAAGTGACTACAGAAGCTGACTGTCAAAAGAATGGTACAATTGAACTCCAGAGTCCTACTAAGTCTCCTCCATCCCCAGTGGAGAGTGAGATGGTAGTTTCAGTAGAAAGGGAAGAAATCAAAGCAGAGCCAGCCCAAGTGAGTGAAGAGAAACTTGAGCAAAAAACAGTTACTGTAACTGATGAGCTCAGCGTGCGACTGGTTCAGACAGTTAACGTGACCGTCATAGACAGGGAGAAGGAAGTTAGCAGTTTGGAAGGCAGCCCTCCTCCTTGCCCAGGTCAGGAGGAGGCAATATGCACAGAAGTTCAAGTTCAGAGCTCCGAGGCATCATTATTAGCTCTAACAGCTGCAATAGTGGAGGAGAAGGTCTTAGGAGAAGCTGTCAAAATTTTAGAGACAGGTGAAACTTTGGAGTCTGCAGGTGCACATTTAGTACTGGAAGAGGAACCCTCTGAAAAAGATGAAGATGTTACAGCTCAGCCTGGAGAAGTGGTTGAGCCCACGGGGCCTGAGTCTCAGGCAGAAGCAACACCAGTAACAGCATCTGCCACTCATGAAGAAGGCTTCTGCTCTGCCCTGGAAGGAGAGAAAACCCCGTcgcagaaatggaattcagatgAAGTCAGTGAGCATGTTGTTCATCAGGAAGTCAAAGTGAGTGTAGCAAGAGAGGAAGATGTAAAGGCCGACAGTGAGATTTTGGAATTTGTGACTGAGAGCAGTAAACTCGTCCAGAGCATAATTCAGACCGCTGTTGACCAGTTCGTGCGCACAGAAGAAACAACCACTGAAGTGTTTACATCCAATTTACAGTCACAGGCCCACGTGGTGGAAGCTGACAGTCAGGCGGCTGGACAGGAAACGGAAATAGAAGACAGTGAAGGTCAGGTCTCCGAACAGGATGAAATACCAACGGTTGCAGCCAAAGAGGAGTCAGAGCTAACCACCGTGGGACAGGTACCTTTGGATATATCCAAAGATGTGAGTGATGCTTCAGAAAAGACCACTGAGGTAGAAAGTTCCAATGTAAATGACCAACAGCTTGAAGAGCTTATTCTCCCacctgaggaagagagagatggaaCTGGAACACAGTCTGTGCCAGCAGGTGATGGCGATGCTGTCTTAGGAGAAAGAATAGAGAAGTCACAGTTTGAATCCAAAGAAGACGAAGAAGGTGATGCTGTCGATCACCCTAAGAGCCAGGACTCGGTCCTGGCCGACACTCATGCCTCAGGAGACTTAACCAAAGAGTCCCCAGATACAAATGGACCAAAACgaaaagagaaggaaggtgcCCAGGAAGTAGAAGTTCAGGAAGGAAAAGTGCACAGTGAGTCAGATGAAGAGGTCAGAACCCAAACACAGGAGGAGATacggaaagaagagagggaaccAGCAGACTCAGAGCTTATGGAATCCTAA
- the AKAP12 gene encoding A-kinase anchor protein 12 isoform X4 — protein sequence MAANSAVVPDITSDQQEEMPEIIEQVPSSESNLEELTQPTESQANDVGFKKVFKFVGLKFTVKKDKSEKSDAVKLLTVKKEEGEGAAGAGDHPEPSREAGEATPKESELQQSKEKPEEALKHEQSHAETPLQAESAQAAEQGKDEGEDKQEKEPSKSPESPTSPVTSETASPFKKFFTQGWAGWRKKTSFRKPKEEELEAPEKKKEPEPEKADTEDKEKTAEDSSEKPTPTECDQPPPQEPTESAQEARLSAEYEKVELPPEDQVLPASPEEKLAPLATEVFDDKVEVHQEVVADVHVSTAEEAEEQKAEVEETVESLPPEKSVETDVEPQEAEPAEDLGKTKEACAPGEDHTQVPEPSPDDKALPKHPEGIVSEVEMLSSQERIKVQGSPLKKLFTSTGLKKLSGKKQKGKRGGGGDEESGEHSQLPIDSPDSNDEQKGESSASSPEEPEEITCLEKGLSEVHQDGEVEEGTTSDGEKKREGVTPWASFKKMVTPKKRVRRPSESDKEDELDKVKSATLSSTESAASEMQEEVKGSVEEPKPEEPKRKVDTSVSWEALICVGSSKKRARKASSSDEEGAPKMVGGDSQKADEAGKDNETGADAGLASSQEQDPGRGSSSPEQAGSASEGEGVSTWESFKRLVTARKKSKSKLEEKNEDSAIGTGVEQSASSDAEAGKEESWVSIKKFIPGRKKKRPDGKQEQAAIEDAGQAEVNEDDADVPAVVPLSEYDAVEREKMEAQQAQKSAEKPEQMAGVCVSEELSKTLVHTVAVAVVDGTRAVTSVEERSPSWISASVTEPLEQAEEDEATSLAREVSEREVIAEETPTVTKAVPEDRDARDDTTGSEMQLTAEDVTAAETAEAFCAEEATEASGAEETTEMVSAVSQLTDSPDTTEEATPVQEVEGGVLDVEEQERRTQEVLQAVAEKVKEESQLHGTSGPEDTIQTMQKAESEPPEELEEAEEGPKREADVVLQVHVQQTETEHFTQGKVMVQATVESSEEAPQVADGVGSSELITTCQAETLAGVTSQEITVEQAVPPDSVETPSDSETDGSTPVADAEALDTAQQDKILEVHVDNEVTSGTQSPVTEAEAEAEPPEKLEEAEEGPRKEMDVVLQVHVQQTETEHFTQEKVIVRATVESSEEAPQVADGVESSELITTCQAETLAGVTSQEITVEQAIPPDSVETPSDSETNGSTPVADVEALDTAQQDKILEVHADSEVESGTQSPVTEAESVPEKLPAPSSFQSQEENKEQSEVEDVLEHPDKAASVETVPILLKTEVIEEAGQCADEETKDIPFVEGLEVSVDTDAPVSYETITEVAPKSEVTTEADCQKNGTIELQSPTKSPPSPVESEMVVSVEREEIKAEPAQVSEEKLEQKTVTVTDELSVRLVQTVNVTVIDREKEVSSLEGSPPPCPGQEEAICTEVQVQSSEASLLALTAAIVEEKVLGEAVKILETGETLESAGAHLVLEEEPSEKDEDVTAQPGEVVEPTGPESQAEATPVTASATHEEGFCSALEGEKTPSQKWNSDEVSEHVVHQEVKVSVAREEDVKADSEILEFVTESSKLVQSIIQTAVDQFVRTEETTTEVFTSNLQSQAHVVEADSQAAGQETEIEDSEGQVSEQDEIPTVAAKEESELTTVGQVPLDISKDVSDASEKTTEVESSNVNDQQLEELILPPEEERDGTGTQSVPAGDGDAVLGERIEKSQFESKEDEEGDAVDHPKSQDSVLADTHASGDLTKESPDTNGPKRKEKEGAQEVEVQEGKVHSESDEEVRTQTQEEIRKEEREPADSELMES from the coding sequence ATGGCTGCTAACTCGGCGGTGGTTCCTGACATCACAAGTGACCAGCAGGAGGAGATGCCTGAAATAATTGAGCAGGTTCCTTCTTCAGAAAGCAATTTAGAAGAGTTAACACAACCCACTGAGTCCCAGGCTAATGATGTTGGATTTAAGAAGGTGTTTAAGTTTGTGGGCCTTAAATTCACTGTGAAAAAGGATAAGAGCGAGAAGTCCGACGCTGTCAAACTACTCACTGTCAAGAAAGAGGAAGGTGAGGGAGCGGCAGGGGCAGGCGACCACCCAGAGCCCAGCcgggaggcaggggaggccacCCCCAAAGAAAGTGAACTCCAGCAGTCCAAAGAGAAACCTGAAGAGGCCCTCAAGCACGAGCAAAGCCACGCAGAAACTCCTCTTCAAGCTGAATCTGCTCAGGCAGCAGAGCAGGGCAAAGATGAGGGAGAAGACAAACAGGAAAAAGAGCCCAGCAAATCCCCAGAATCCCCGACCAGTCCGGTGACCAGCGAAACAGCATCGCCCTTCAAGAAATTCTTCACTCAAGGTTGGGCCGGCTGGCGGAAGAAGACCAGTTTCAGGAAGCCAAAGGAGGAGGAGTTGGAAGctccagagaagaaaaaggaaccaGAGCCAGAAAAAGCAGACACAGAGGACAAGGAAAAGACAGCAGAAGACAGCTCTGAGAAGCCCACCCCCACCGAGTGTGACCAGCCGCCGCCACAGGAGCCCACGGAGAGTGCCCAGGAGGCCAGGTTATCGGCCGAGTATGAGAAAGTAGAGCTGCCCCCGGAAGACCAAGTCCTGCCGGCATCTCCTGAAGAGAAACTCGCTCCATTGGCGACAGAAGTCTTTGATGACAAAGTAGAAGTCCATCAAGAGGTTGTCGCAGACGTCCACGTCAGCACTGCGGAGGAAGCAGAGGAGCAGAAAGCTGAGGTAGAAGAAACGGTAGAATCTTTGCCGCCTGAGAAATCAGTCGAAACAGATGTCGAACCTCAGGAAGCGGAACCTGCCGAGGACCTGGGAAAGACCAAAGAAGCCTGTGCCCCTGGAGAGGACCACACCCAGGTACCTGAACCAAGTCCAGATGACAAAGCGTTGCCCAAACACCCTGAAGGCATCGTGAGTGAGGTGGAAATGCTGTCCTCCCAGGAGAGAATAAAGGTGCAGGGAAGTCCGCTGAAGAAACTTTTTACCAGCACTGGCTTAAAAAAGCTTTCTGGAAAGAAACAGAAggggaaaagaggaggaggaggagatgaagaGTCGGGGGAACACAGTCAACTTCCAATAGATTCTCCAGATAGCAATGACGAGCAGAAGGGCGAGAGCTCTGCTTCCTCCCCCGAGGAACCCGAGGAGATCACGTGCCTGGAGAAAGGGCTCTCTGAAGTGCACCAGGATGGGGAAGTCGAAGAAGGAACCACTTCTGATGGTGAAAAAAAGAGGGAGGGTGTTACTCCCTGGGCGTCTTTCAAAAAGATGGTGACGCCCAAGAAACGTGTCAGAAGGCCTTCTGAAAGTGACAAGGAAGATGAACTGGACAAGGTGAAGAGTGCCACCTTGTCTTCCACGGAGAGTGCAGCCTCTGAAATGCAAGAAGAAGTAAAAGGAAGCGTGGAAGAGCCAAAGCCAGAAGAACCAAAGCGCAAGGTGGATACGTCAGTATCTTGGGAAGCTTTGATTTGTGTGGGGTCATCCAAGAAAAGGGCGAGGAAAGCATCGTCTTCTGACGAGGAAGGAGCACCAAAGATGGTGGGAGGAGACAGCCAGAAAGCAGACGAGGCCGGAAAAGACAATGAAACAGGAGCAGACGCTGGGCTTGCTAGTTCCCAAGAACAGGATCCGGGGCGCGGAAGTTCCTCCCCTGAGCAAGCCGGCAGCGCTTCCGAAGGGGAGGGCGTTTCCACCTGGGAGTCATTCAAAAGATTAGTCAccgcaagaaaaaaatcaaagtcgaAACTGGAAGAGAAGAACGAAGACTCTGCCATTGGGACTGGTGTAGAACAGTCAGCTTCCTCAGACGCTGAAGCTGGGAAAGAAGAATCTTGGGTTTCCATTAAAAAGTTCATTCCTGGACGAAAGAAGAAAAGGCCAGACGGGAAACAAGAACAAGCAGCCATTGAAGACGCGGGGCAAGCGGAAGTCAACGAAGATGATGCCGACGTCCCAGCCGTAGTCCCCCTGTCTGAGTACGATGCtgtagaaagggagaaaatggaagCACAGCAAGCCCAGAAAAGTGCGGAGAAGCCTGAGCAGATGGCAGGTGTTTGTGTGTCTGAGGAGCTCAGCAAGACTCTGGTCCACACAGTGGCCGTGGCTGTGGTTGACGGGACAAGGGCAGTTACCAGTGTTGAAGAGAGGTCTCCTTCTTGGATATCTGCTTCAGTGACAGAGCCTCTTGAACAAGCAGAAGAAGACGAAGCCACATCATTAGCTAGGGAGGTATCTGAGAGAGAAGTGATTGCAGAGGAAACCCCTACAGTCACCAAAGCCGTGCCAGAGGACAGAGATGCCCGTGATGACACGACCGGCAGTGAGATGCAGTTAACTGCTGAAGATGTGACAGCTGCAGAAACGGCAGAGGCATTTTGTGCTGAAGAAGCAACCGAAGCGTCTGGTGCTGAAGAGACCACAGAAATGGTGTCAGCAGTTTCCCAGTTAACTGACTCCCCAGACACCACAGAGGAAGCGACGCCGGTGCAGGAGGTGGAAGGTGGCGTGCTAGACGTAGAAGAGCAAGAGAGGCGGACTCAAGAGGTCCTGCAGGCGGTTGCAGAAAAAGTGAAAGAGGAATCCCAGCTTCATGGCACCAGTGGGCCAGAAGACACAATTCAGACCATGCAGAAGGCAGAGTCAGAGCCACCAGAGGAGCTGGAAGAAGCAGAAGAGGGTCCGAAGAGAGAGGCGGATGTCGTGTTGCAAGTACATGTACAGCAGACTGAAACTGAACATTTTACACAGGGAAAAGTAATGGTACAAGCCACCGTGGAAAGCTCTGAAGAAGCTCCTCAAGTCGCAGATGGTGTAGGGTCCAGCGAGCTTATAACCACTTGTCAAGCTGAAACCTTAGCTGGGGTAACTTCACAGGAGATCACGGTGGAACAGGCCGTGCCCCCTGACTCAGTTGAAACCCCGTCAGACAGTGAGACCGATGGAAGCACCCCCGTAGCAGACGCTGAAGCTCTGGATACAGCACAGCAAGATAAGATTCTGGAAGTCCATGTAGATAATGAGGTCACATCTGGAACCCAGTCACCGGtcacagaggcagaggcagaggcagagccaccagagaagctggaagaagcagaAGAGGGTCCGAGGAAAGAGATGGATGTCGTGTTGCAAGTACATGTACAGCAGACTGAAACTGAACATTTTACACAGGAGAAGGTAATAGTACGAGCCACCGTGGAAAGCTCTGAAGAAGCTCCTCAAGTCGCAGATGGTGTAGAGTCCAGTGAGCTTATAACCACTTGTCAAGCTGAAACCTTAGCTGGGGTAACTTCACAGGAGATCACGGTAGAACAGGCCATCCCCCCTGACTCAGTTGAAACCCCGTCAGACAGTGAGACCAATGGAAGCACCCCCGTAGCAGACGTTGAAGCTCTAGATACAGCACAGCAAGACAAGATTCTGGAAGTCCATGCAGATAGTGAGGTTGAATCTGGTACCCAGTCACCGGTCACAGAGGCAGAGTCAGTTCCAGAGAAGCTTCCAGCACCTTCTAGTTTTCAAtcccaggaagaaaataaagagcagTCAGAAGTGGAAGATGTCCTAGAACATCCAGATAAAGCAGCCTCAGTGGAAACCGTACCCATTCTGTTGAAGACTGAGGTGATTGAAGAGGCCGGCCAGTGTGCCGATGAAGAAACCAAAGACATACCATTTGTTGAAGGACTTGAAGTGTCTGTAGACACAGATGCACCAGTCAGTTACGAAACGATCACTGAAGTTGCCCCTAAAAGTGAAGTGACTACAGAAGCTGACTGTCAAAAGAATGGTACAATTGAACTCCAGAGTCCTACTAAGTCTCCTCCATCCCCAGTGGAGAGTGAGATGGTAGTTTCAGTAGAAAGGGAAGAAATCAAAGCAGAGCCAGCCCAAGTGAGTGAAGAGAAACTTGAGCAAAAAACAGTTACTGTAACTGATGAGCTCAGCGTGCGACTGGTTCAGACAGTTAACGTGACCGTCATAGACAGGGAGAAGGAAGTTAGCAGTTTGGAAGGCAGCCCTCCTCCTTGCCCAGGTCAGGAGGAGGCAATATGCACAGAAGTTCAAGTTCAGAGCTCCGAGGCATCATTATTAGCTCTAACAGCTGCAATAGTGGAGGAGAAGGTCTTAGGAGAAGCTGTCAAAATTTTAGAGACAGGTGAAACTTTGGAGTCTGCAGGTGCACATTTAGTACTGGAAGAGGAACCCTCTGAAAAAGATGAAGATGTTACAGCTCAGCCTGGAGAAGTGGTTGAGCCCACGGGGCCTGAGTCTCAGGCAGAAGCAACACCAGTAACAGCATCTGCCACTCATGAAGAAGGCTTCTGCTCTGCCCTGGAAGGAGAGAAAACCCCGTcgcagaaatggaattcagatgAAGTCAGTGAGCATGTTGTTCATCAGGAAGTCAAAGTGAGTGTAGCAAGAGAGGAAGATGTAAAGGCCGACAGTGAGATTTTGGAATTTGTGACTGAGAGCAGTAAACTCGTCCAGAGCATAATTCAGACCGCTGTTGACCAGTTCGTGCGCACAGAAGAAACAACCACTGAAGTGTTTACATCCAATTTACAGTCACAGGCCCACGTGGTGGAAGCTGACAGTCAGGCGGCTGGACAGGAAACGGAAATAGAAGACAGTGAAGGTCAGGTCTCCGAACAGGATGAAATACCAACGGTTGCAGCCAAAGAGGAGTCAGAGCTAACCACCGTGGGACAGGTACCTTTGGATATATCCAAAGATGTGAGTGATGCTTCAGAAAAGACCACTGAGGTAGAAAGTTCCAATGTAAATGACCAACAGCTTGAAGAGCTTATTCTCCCacctgaggaagagagagatggaaCTGGAACACAGTCTGTGCCAGCAGGTGATGGCGATGCTGTCTTAGGAGAAAGAATAGAGAAGTCACAGTTTGAATCCAAAGAAGACGAAGAAGGTGATGCTGTCGATCACCCTAAGAGCCAGGACTCGGTCCTGGCCGACACTCATGCCTCAGGAGACTTAACCAAAGAGTCCCCAGATACAAATGGACCAAAACgaaaagagaaggaaggtgcCCAGGAAGTAGAAGTTCAGGAAGGAAAAGTGCACAGTGAGTCAGATGAAGAGGTCAGAACCCAAACACAGGAGGAGATacggaaagaagagagggaaccAGCAGACTCAGAGCTTATGGAATCCTAA